From the Aquarana catesbeiana isolate 2022-GZ linkage group LG10, ASM4218655v1, whole genome shotgun sequence genome, the window TAACAATTACAGTCCTCTTATTATAGCCGCAATCTGAAGGCACGTTATTGACAGGTAGTTTACATAATGACCTATTgtagataaaaaaggaaaaatctgaCCAAAGTTTAACAGACGCCTTCACGGTTGAGATTGAGGAGATAAAGCATGGCGCTCTCAATCTGATTGCGATAAGGGATGATTTAGGGTCATTCTGAGGAATAGTTGTGGATTCCATAAATGCCCATGTTTTTTGTTTAGAGGGATTCCGGGGTTACATTTTAACATGCGCTGTAGATTTTTTTGGAACTGTTTTTGATCGATTCCACTACTGATGTTTACTAAAATCTCTGTTCCCTTTTGGCCATTAGGGGGGGACAATGTTTACTGACATGGTTTGTATAACCACCAAAAAACATTCTGTTTTTGGGAACATAACTACATGTGGCAAGAACCAGCTATGATATATAAATTAAAGTTATTCTTACTCATGTTAATCAACTTGAAATTACCTTCCACTACTCTATCTCTACTAAAAATTGAATGTAATGATTTGGCATGGGTTAGGGTTACTATTACTGCACTTTGTATGCTCTTGCACTAACTTACCTAATAAAACTGCCAGCTTGTTTTTTATAGATTACATTACTTGATGATGAGAAGGCGAGCTGCCTTTAAATACAGTGTGGAACAGATCGACTGTATATAAATTGAACCAAATATAAAATAGGAATCTATTGTACAGTACATATCCAATCCATTACCACAATGGATTTTCTTGAAGTGAacctaaagtctccttttttttgtttaaaaataacaaacatgttatacttacctcctatgtgccgtggttttgcacagagcagcccagatcctcctcttctcgggcccctccctcctgccgagcgccccccacagtaagcagcttgctatgggggcacctgagccaagctgctgctctgtgtgtccattcagacacggagccgtggctcgcccccgccccctctctctcctcttggctcactgactatgattgacagcagcggacgCCAAGAGCCCCTGGCTTCCTGGCTCTcaggcaacatcgctggatcgaggagagctcaggtaagtattaggggagctgagaggggctgctgcacacataaggttttttttaacttaatgcatggaatgcattaagataaaaaaaaaattacgaagacaaatcattctaacataacaaatgtAACTAAACTAAAATTTGAACTTAACAAATCCAtgcaaaatgaaaaacatttttggttctgcgcCTGTCTATCGCTTGCAGACATTTTCCAACTTTTCTTTACAATACTTTTATTGGAAAAGTTCAAGAAAGAACAACACTTGACAGTGCAAAGAAAAGATAACAGGTAAAAAGAATGATGGGTTAGATCAGTGGTTTCCCAATGGTGGCCTGGGGGCCGAATttagccctttgcttgcttttatccagccctcggGAACTATTTCATTCattgacaccaacgaaggggcacaattcctcacaatgacaccaatgaaggagcacatttcctaccaatgatgccaaagatggggcacagttcctcccaatgacaccaacaataggacacattgacaccaatgatggggtacaattcctcccatggATACAAATGAGGGGGCACAATTCCTATCAATGACACCAACatggagcacagttcctcccaatgacaccaacaatgggacccaatgatactaacaatggggcacaattcgaCTTAATGGCACAAACTatggggcaacattcctcccactggtacccaAGAAGGGGCATTGcttactgatgctgggacattttctacccaatggccacagtctggcctctctaaggtctgaaggacagtaaactggccctatgtttagaaagcttggagacccctgagcTAGACCTTTGGATATGCAAACAAAATGTTCTGGAAAATCTTTTTCATCAGTTACCAATTATTTCCTTCCTTCTTAATAAAAAGACGTGTATCTTATCTGAACCTGCAGCCAGTGACCCAAGTAATGActagctccaacagtttacaagTCAGAGAATATCTACCATCATCTCCTCTTAAGCTGGCCGTATATGTTACAATCTGATAGTGCAGCCACTTTTAGTTCTTCCAATCCAGGTTGTATTTTGTTCAAAAGGACCTGgctctacatagttgttggtagatcaaACTGAGAAAGTACAACTAGTTTGTAacatgtttggccagctttagtgacagaGTTGTCCATCTATGTATgctttttcttttggaaaaatcTCTACCGAAATCTACAGCTACGTATATATTTTCTTACCTTGTGATTTGACTTCGAGATTAAGCTTGAAGGTTGTGCTTCCAATGATATTCCTGGCTCGGCATTCGTATGTTCCTTTCTCGCTCTGAGTCACATTGGAGATGAGAAGTGAGGACTGAGAGTGACCGGATTCTACTTTAAATTTTCCACCACCATTCGTGATATCAACAGGGTCTGGATTAAGATGGAACCAGCTGAAGGTAGGATGGAGGGAGTTTTGAGTGTTCAAGGTCACTGTCAGTTTTGCATTTTCTCCTTCCGTCACTGAAGTTACTGCATTGTTGTCGTGATTTGAAGACAGTGGACGTTCTAATAGGAAGACATTGGAAGAGATGCTTCAATCCAGTGGTGGTCAACATACTTGATATAGGAGTCTCAAGTGTGGCACCCCAACATCGCCAAAAGTTTGCACATAATATAGATAATAGATATTTATCTCAGCAACATCAATATCACAAATAGTTATCTATGGGTTCAGATTAATACTATGTAAATTTTATATTTGTGGCATATACTGACTCATGGAAtcatttaataatatttttttttttttgactcatgGAGACTTGTTTAGGGCAAATTGACAGTGCTCCCATCTGTGCCCCCTCATCGCCACCATTGCTGTAATGGAGCATGTGACCTCCCTATGTGGGTGCTTgggcatagaaacatagaaaagggaCGGCAttgagtctgccccattttttttatttatgcatttttttttgtctgcGTATAGATCTATGTTTTCCCCAagtatgtttgaatccacttactgttgactgactcattaCCTCTGCTGGTAGTATAGTTCAAGTTCAACTACTTTTTCAATAaagtaatactttctaagattagttttgaactttccttctgCTAGTTTGAGATCATGTCCCTGTTTACTTGATCTCTTGGCTTTATgttaaaaatactgccctcctgaaactTATTCACCCCTAGGGTTGCCgtctgtccgggattcacccggacagtctgggttttgaatcatgtgtccgggtttcaggcggactgaggcctggacacattattcagaccaggctgtggctcctcaagtaaccaagatagtcaacCACAAATCTGTTGCCGTGTGGGAGCTGCGGACAGCTCTCTGGGGCAGgacaatgatgtcagcaagagcaccCACCGTTTGCTGTAGCACGATATGCGAACCGCATTACTCCTCTCCTtgaggccgctaaagtgtttgggtttgacttaaagaaaaggtggcaaccctattcacccccttgatataatgatttaaagtgattctaatggtaatcttttaaaaataacacattatacttatctgctctgtgtaatggttttgcacagagcagcccagatccacctcttctcgggtcccccgctggcgctcctggcttctccccccggctgagtgcccccatagccagctgcttgctatgggggcacttgtgtggccATAAACACACAGAGTGTAGTTCAGCTCggctccctgctccctcctcactgtgaTTGACAGGAATGGGAACCAATAGCTCTCACTGCTGTCTCTGAGTCAATGAGGACAGGGAGAGCCGAgtgaaccactgtgcaaatacacatcgctggatcgaagtagggttcaggtaagtattaggggggcttggggggagctgcacacagaaggttttttaccttcatgcatggaatgcatgaaggtaaaaaaccttcagcctttagaactatTTTAAGCTTCTGGATCACAACAGGGTGAGTTAAGCTGCTgagtcaccactggggggggggttgatccGAGTGAGTTAAGCTTctgggtcactgctgggagggggaaggatcctttttttacttttttaaaataacaaacatgtcataattacctgcactgtgcagctcgttttgcacagagtggccccgaacatccatttctggggtccatTGGCAGCTCCTGTGGCTCCTCTCCACATTAGATAACCTccttggagaagtgctctcccgatggggttaccttgcgggcgcgctcccgagtccatagaGGCCgcatgcaggacttggccccgcccgcgtcattgtatttgattgacagcagcaggagccaattgctgcgctgctatcaatctatccaatcagaagcTGGGAACCCGTGGAGTGAGGGATGGCGGGGACGTGCcaacggaaattcggggctcaggtaggtaaaacggggggggggggggggatggaggccGGTgaatgcaaggtgttttttcacctaggatacattaaggagaaaaaacacgatcctttacaacccctttaagcttctgGGTTACTGCTGGGAAGGGGGGAGCAGAGTGAGTTGAGCTACTGAGtcattactaccctgtttccccgaaaataagacctagcgtgattgttggtgatggctgcaatataagccctaccccccaaataagccctagttaaagtccttgtaggtcttattttcagggtagggcttactttcggggaaacagggtagggcttatttggggggtagggcttatattgcagccatcaccgacaatcacgctaggtcttattttcagggaaacaggtaAGAGGTGGAGTATGGTGAGCTTATGTACTGCTGGAAGGGATTTCTGAGCTGCTGAGAGATGGCTTGAGCAACTTTAGTACATCTGCTGTGATAAAGGTCAATGTAGTCTTATTTTATGCATAATTACTGTTTGCTTAGAGGTCCGCTGGGTTTTgggtccccctattcctgcacagtcaGGCAACACACATTCAGTCCagaaatcagtccatgggcttgtttttgacAACTTCCTTCACTATAAACAAATCAAAATTCCAAAAATGTATTGAGTTCAATAAAGTGCAACCATGTCATATCTATCACCTTGAGAAAGAAGTCCCAGCATGGCCTACAAATCTAGATGGATATGTTTGCCTATTGTACTTAATGCATTTTTGGATTTATTTTTAAGGTTCATTTTGGGGTGCTGGCTATTTTTTGAATGAGCTATAATACGGCATAATGGTTAGCCATGTACCCTTCAACAAGACAAATAGAGTATCGTGATGGATGGATTGACAGGATTGTTTTGCTGTCTATAACCCCAAGAGGGAGATTTCCTCACCAACACTTGTAAGCAGCCGATTGAAGCTACTacaatcacatacctcccaacattttgagatgggaatgagggacacctactagcaaacgtatgtaggcataggacactccccccaccacacctccttaaaggagaattaaccaaaaaaaaggttaattaaatcgtataatgatggcggctggtcggcaagcggttaagttgtTATTAggtacattacattaatacagtaTTTTTTCTATAGAGTCTTTTttgtaaagtttttgttttttttgagttgattaatttttttatatattgtgtaaacaatttaagaaagcttcattgtaatttcctttcaagatcaaatcaatattatttttatttattgtcgCAGGGCCTTTAAATGGCATGAGGCCCATAGACCGGTGCCTGctctgcctatttggtaatctGTCACTGCAGCTGCAGATCAGCATTtgtgccaatatatatatatatatatatatatatatatatatatatatatatatatatatatatacaataaaaccttggattgcgagcataatttgttccggaaacgtgcttgtaatccaaagcactcatatatcaatttccccataagaaataatggaaactcagatgattcgttccacaactatctatttatataaaaatgattacagcaaaatacagtataaagcgtactgtaaaagtaaaaaaaattgaccTGCACTTCAGGAGCTTCATAGTACTATATATAAGAGAAGAgaggcggttcacactgccgcgacctgaAAGTTGGCAcaactttgccaggcaacttcgaagcaacttcagggaatggtTGGGTAATCATTTTGTAATTTCAGATCCAGGGGTGGCCAGTCCATTGTAGGTGCACAGACGCCGCCTTCCCTATCGATCGCCGcagccctccctatccatgcacctggcccctttcaggacgctgggggcatgaattcctatggcattttcacttaggggtgtactcacttttgttgccagtggtttagacattaatgactgtgtgttgagttattttgaagggacagcaattttacactgtcatacaatctgtacactcactactttacattgtagcaaagtgtcatttattaagtgttgtcacatgaaaagatagaataaaataattacaaaaaatgtgaggggtgtactcacttttatgagatattgtatatagatatatacatatatgtgtgtgtctcTATACTACACTATTCATTCACTAACAAGTCTACGTACACTGTTCCATTCCTTTTAGGCCCTAATGAATGAACAAGGCTTGGCTCCAGAAACGCAATGGATTTTTGTGTATAGTCTTTCACCTGATTTCACACTGGATTAACACTTGTATATGAATCCACTTCCCACTGACTCTCTATGCCTTTACTCTTGCTCCTTTTCCTGGTTCCTTACGCCTTTACTCTTGCTCCAtgtcctggcccttttagccctcAAGATTCAGGGAACGGTACTCCAGCTATACTCCTGAAAATCCTCTTCCCGTGTTTGAGGGGTGGGAGTTGCTGTAGAAGGAGTCCTATCTGAACCACTGGTGGTACACATCCTCAGTGTGGATGGTTCTAAGAAGGCCTTCAAAGTTGCAGTGCAACACTTCCTTGTGGTAGAGTATGCAAACACTCATTTCAGTTACCAGTGGCAGGATAGATGGAGAATGCCAATTTatttcatagtttcatagtaggcTTAAGTGCCATTCTGCAGTTGGCACTGTCTGTTCACCCATTGAGATCAATCGCTTGGCTTGCAGTTGTGATGTGATCCCACAGTGTAAAATTGCCAATGGACAAttagaaaaagagaggaaaaaaaaaaacccaaaaaagtgtcaggaggCATCAGTATGATCCCTTGAACATCTATCAGCCTCTGCTATACTGCCTTATAATGTGGACCTTTAATTTACTTGTCGGGAACCATGGCACAAGCATTGCTTTGTCTGCACTTGAAAATCATGAAATACTCTTGTTTCTGTCCTAGGCCCCATACTTAACAAATGGGGCCCGGGGAAGTTTTATTTTCTTACTGCAGAGACTTATCTGTGGTGTCCTGATGTAAAAAGCCCCTCTCTGCCCCTTGGCCCCCTGCTAAATTGGCAAGACACCATACAAGATGGCTGGCCCAACCCTCCTATCAGTAGCCAACTGTCTTATGGTTTCTACTCCAGTTGACAGGCAAGGATTAGACTAATAGATTCATTCAGCACAGTAATATTATTAAAAATACGCCCAGCTGATTTCATCATCTCACCATAAACTATCTTGCACTCCGATTTCTTCCCCACTTGATCTCCTTGACAGATGAGCTCTGGTTGTTGGACCTCATAATCCAGAGACACGGTCCAGTTTACTTCATCCTGTCCCTCTTTGACTGTGCCATTAAATGACAGTTTAACATTAGCCGAAGGTTGCCCTCCTGCCCAAGAGCAGCCTAATAACACCTGCTCCGTGTAAGCTTCCGATTTACAATCAATAATTGGATTACTGGGGggttctgtaaaaaaaaagaaaaaaattattagaaaagagaaagaagaatcCTGACTTATACCATGCTATTTCAAACAGTACAAATAGGccgcagtcttaaagtggttgtaaaccccagacatgaaatatgaacaaaggatatcccctatagtgtatacttgtctcaatccagagcactacatGTCATTTCAGTCCGCTGCTTTGTCCTCTGCTATAAccatgagtcacttttgacaagttttcctgacaccaaaagaaaaatggtgacaggggagcaCACAACCTGTGAGCGACAgccacagctctgttcctgtgtgctgtgtgtgtgtgtgtgtgtgtgtccaattagctcacagagctctcctcactgacataacttcagctctccaccaccTGATTTTCAGAGCTGAGAAATCCTGTGTAAatgatgcactttgaatggatgtaggggaaatatggctgcagataaacaggtacaacatatgtaggaggatttgtttcatctctgtgtactgGGTATAAGTgagggtttataatcactttaaccagttaaggaccgccccatagcagatatactgctacagggcatccctcctgtgcagaatcatgtatatataaatGTTATTCTttgataaatatatattataaatgtgATTCTACACTCTTGCCTTGGGAGCGTGTGCTCCCAAGGCAAGAGTGTAAAGCTCCGTtatgacaggggggaagggatgggttttgtgtccctgcaaagcagagaataaaatccattacttcccttagtgaaagcaccacaatgtttacacaaaaacactggctaggaacacagttaaccctttgctcacccctgatgttgaccccttcccagccagtgtcattagtacagtgacagtgcatattgttagcactgatcactgtattagtgtcactgcttcccacaaagtgtcaaaagcgtcagttaggtgtccgattgtctgccacaatatcgtagtcccactataagttgctgattgccgtcattgctagcataaaaaaaaaattccagtatgtaaaccatagtttgtagatgagaGGGGGAAAGGGCACATAGGAAACAATACAAAAATCAGATATCAAATTAATGATATACAATGTGTAtctaattaataaagtgcacaataaaataaaccatcaaaaatgtccacaataatcatatgtgaacaaatcttctGAACAAAATAAACGGTGTTGAAGTATACAAaagaagatttgttcacatatgattattgtggacatttttgatggtttattttattgtgcactttattaattagaTACACATTGTATATCATTAATATGATATTTgatttttgtattgtttcctttgcgccctttatatatatatttttgcacagttTGTAgatattataacttttgcgcaaaccattttttttttaccaaaaatatgtagcagaatacattttgtcgtACATTTAtaaggaaattagattttttacatttttttattggatatgttttatagcagaattgtcagtcttttttgtttatagcaaaaaaactaaacaaaatgcagaggtgatcaaataccaccaaaagacagctttattcgtgggaaaaaaatgacatacatttcatttgggtacagcgttgcatgaccgcgcaattgtccacttccggaccaccggattcacggattcgccgcaagatcacttttagcagcgggagaggggcccccctttcacgatccggtgccctccgccgcttaccggagccgttggcagcggcggaggcgatcgtctgttccctagctgtgcatggagacgagtgaggggaagatggccccacccgtctccatgacactgcagggcggaagcgacatcaaaacgtcacttccgcccatagctcttaaagggacattttatttttttttatttttttaaatgacatttttttttttaattgcattttagtgtaaatatgagatctgaggtctttttgaccccacatctcatatttaagaggtcctgtcatgctttttttctattacaagggatgtttacatcccttgtaataggaataaaagtgacacattgttttttttaaacagtgtaaaaataaaaataaaaggtaaaataaattaaaaaaaaaaaaatttaaacgcgcccccgtcccgccgagctcgcgtgcagaagcgaacgcatatgtgagtatggttcttgatgacgccctgtgggagggctgtgatatttccggtatcactgacgtcacttccggtcccgtGGGACGCACGCCAGGAACGGCGTTTTTACACCCACAACTCCATGTTTGAGGCTTGTTTTATCTTAGTTTTTGTAAGTACCTATTCCCTTTTACAATAAAtccttttttaatggtacttcactatcagtttcctTCTTCTcttacttctgggtacctgttttttctggctgagaaacttcataaaggaattctggacctgaTGACCTATTACCATATCCACCATCCCAGGatatctttaccaagctttaaatgaccccccagactgaaaagctgggggtcgttctgatctggtgagtagggatacatgagggggtgttgcacccctgaatttttctgaagcatcttacatttccttcactttggattggagcaccactttttttggactttgtttcttcttttttagtCAACATATTTTCACTCATTGTGTTTGTGAGCACTAtatttataattatatgcatacgtgagtagcgcccgcatatgaaaacggtgttcaaaccacacatgtgaggtatcgccgcgatcagtagagcaagagcaataattctagccctagacctcctctgtaacgcaaaacatgcaaccggtagaattttttaaatgtcgcctatggagatttttaagggtaaaagtttgtcgctattccacgagcgggcgcaattttgaagcgtgacgtgttgggtatcaatttactcggcgtaacattatctttcgcaatataaaaaaaattagggaaactttactgttgtgttgttttttcattcaaaaaagtgtatttttaaaaaaaaatgctcttgtaagaccgctgagcaaatatggtgtgacagaaagtattgcaatgaccgccattttattctctagggtgttagaaaaaaaattgtataatgtttaggggttctaagtaattttgtagcaaaaaacctgcttttagcttgtaaacaacaaatctaaaaaagaggcccgttcttaaccgcttgccgaccgcctcacgcagatatactgcggcagaagggcacgtacaggcagaatcacgtacctgttaGTTCCCCTTTTAGAGGTGGCCAGCGGGCCCGCGCAAGCTCTGtaagtcgggttgcgggtcccgcggactcgatcgccatggggaaACCCGCGATCACCTCATTGgacggaagaacggggagatgctaacgtaaacaagcatctccccattctgcctagtgacagtgtcactgttctctgctccatgtcatcggagcagagatcagtcacatgtcacacacagccacgccccccacagttagaaacaagcccctaggacacacctaacccctacactgccacctagtggttaaccccttaaccgccagtgtcatttacacaggaatcagtgcatttgtatagcactgattgctgtataaatgacaatggtcccaaaaatgtgtcaaaaatgtccgatgtgtccgccataatgtcgcagtcacaataaaaatcgctaatcgctgccatttaaatatatatatatatatatatatatatatatatatatatatatatatatatattaataaaaatgccataaaactatcccctattttgtaaacgctataacttttgcgcaaaccgatcaataatcgcttattgcgattttttttaccaaaactatgtagaagaatacgcatcagcctaaactgaagaaaaaaaaaggttttttttatatatttttgggggatatttattatagcaaaaagtaacaaataatgcgtttttttcaaaattgtcgctctttttttgtttatagcgcaaaaaataaaaagcgcaagtgtgatcaaataccaccaaaagaaagctctatttgtgggaaaaaatggacgtcaattttgtttgggagccacgtcgcacgaccgcgcaattgtcagttaaagcgacgcagtgccgaatcgcaaaaagtgctctggtcaggaagggggtaaattcttcaggggttgaagtggttaaagtggttaaagtaatgcagtgccgtattgaaaaaaaatggcctggtcaggaagaggggtagatcttccagaggtcaaatggttaaatagtaactctgcttttgttgagaaaaaaaacaatcccctttgAGTGATCAGTGTGCATTTTAAGGAGCAGCTTCACATGCTtacagaaagcgcaccaaaacgcAGGAGATAATAGAAGTCTATcgtaaagtgcagctaacccacacaaAAACCAGCGGTTAGCTGTGGTTTGCCTAAAGCACAGATGGGCAGTGTTAAGCTGCCTTTAATACTTGAGGtgactaagcaccatatctggtgtgaaacgtgtcaacagctgtgcagttagtctgtattgccctgtgatgctttgatattcattttttaataaaggtgaacttgttttggagtgcggctatccagcgttctatttttccattatctcttttgcaaacagagccagcacaATGCCTGATTGCGGAGACAGCTGTTCTTAGGAGAGGTGATCACTTTGAAGCGGTGCACTCCCATGTTTcggtagggttcgatattgagttggcccactctttgcagctataacagcttcaactcttctgggaaggctgtccacaaggtttaggtgtgtctatgggaatgtttgaccattcttccagaagcacatttgtgaggtcaggcactgatatggacggaaaggcctggctcacagtctgcgctctaattcattccaaaggtgttctattgggttgaggtcaagactgtgcaggcaagtcaagtttgtccaccccaaactcgctcatccatgtctttatggaccttcctttgtgcactggtccaaatcatttggtggaggggggattatggtgtagggttgttgttcagcggttgggcttggccccttagttccagtgaagggaactcttaaggcatcagcataccaagacattttggacaatttcatgctcccaactttgtgggaacagtttggggagggctccttcctgttccaacatgactgcacaccagtgcacaaagcaaggtccataaagacattgatgagcgagtttagggtggaggaacttgactggccggcacagagtcctgacctcaacccgatagaacacctttgggataaattagagcagagacttcttgtccaacatcagtgcctgacctaacagttgtgcttctggaagagtggtcaaacattcccatagacacactcctaaaccttgcggatagccttcccagaagagttgaagatgttatagctgcaaaggttgggccaactcaatattgaaccctacggactaagactgggattccattaaagttcatgtgtgtgcaaaggcaggcatcccaatacttttggtattatagtgtatgttTTGTATACTTCATCAGTAGGATCTCCTTGCAATAATTTTCAACTTTGTTTGTGCCCACTTGTGACTTTTGGATGTTCATGCCCCCTTTGGGTGTTCCAGGATATCACAGATGTGGTACAGATGATACAGGGACCAGGAAGGGCAGCCAATATAAAAGTCAAAACCACACTTCGCCTCTACTCTC encodes:
- the LOC141109837 gene encoding cell adhesion molecule CEACAM1-like, which codes for MELNPVFCICVLLSVILAPASATELTSNANGWVWEGEAVSLYCSTQLIAASFFWHVDGDLLPGGDEYQIFEDPLGPNSTLIISPFFRNHTGSYTCFAYNSTLNEASNALNLSVAKPPSNPIIDCKSEAYTEQVLLGCSWAGGQPSANVKLSFNGTVKEGQDEVNWTVSLDYEVQQPELICQGDQVGKKSECKIVYERPLSSNHDNNAVTSVTEGENAKLTVTLNTQNSLHPTFSWFHLNPDPVDITNGGGKFKVESGHSQSSLLISNVTQSEKGTYECRARNIIGSTTFKLNLEVKSQESPGSSGLSGGAIAGIVIGVLAGVALIGVGGFFLVKKVF